The following nucleotide sequence is from Archocentrus centrarchus isolate MPI-CPG fArcCen1 chromosome 6, fArcCen1, whole genome shotgun sequence.
GTGTGAAGGTGACTGATTTTGTGTGCAGTTAAAGACACAACTGGAAGATACAGTGGCACTTTACACGACAACCTTTAATTCACTAAGTCAGACTTGATGATCTTTTAACAGGGGGACATTACCGATGAATTCGAGGAATGTGCTGAACCACTCTCAGGTCGGTCAAGGCATTGGGATGAGCGGCAGGACCAACAGTATGGGCAGCTCGGGGCTGGGAAGCCCCAACCGTAGCTCACCCAGTATCATCTGTATGCCTAAACAGCAGCCGGCACGGCAGCCCTTTACCATAAACAGGTAGATGAACCTAGTATTTATTGCACATATCCACTCGTGATTCAAAGAGACATGAGCTTGCTTCATAGTACAGGGCCCAACATATCCAGGATGTCTTTCTGTTATCTGGGTTCATTTACCTTAACACTGGCAAGTAGGCCAAGCAGTCACAAGGAGGTGATTATCAACTTGACAAGCCAACCCAGGGTTTCCCAGTTTAGCTATGAGCCTGAAAGGGGTGgtgtttaaacattttataaatCAGAAATGTGGATAAGTCTACTGGCACAGAACAGCTGATTTTGCAGagaaagataaaactttaatatgaGAAAAAATGTGAAGAGAAACACATTATAAAGGCTGAAACCAACACaggtgctttgtgtgtgtgtgtgtgtgtgtgtgtgtgtgtgtgtgtgtgtgtgtgtgtgtgtgtgtgtgtgtgtgtgtgtgtgtgtgtgtgtgtgtgtgtgtgtgtgtgtgagagagaggaaaatgCTATACAGTAGTGTAGTATTAAAAGTGCTGTGTGAATATTTGTGCGCTTTTAAGTGTTTGGTCAGAAGGACTGCCAGAGTCCTTctgtattaataaagtttagcctATTTAAAGCCTGGAAGGAAAGGCAGTAAAAACGCCAGTTGCGTAAGTTAACAGGCTTCTTACAGCTATCAAAGCTCTATCAGACATAGGAGAATCTGATGGATTACAAATGGTATttccattacattaaagtttagAAGCTTTTGAgacagttttagtttatttcagctgcagctctgagatttaaaaaaaccccataaaaaCAGAAGTCAGTTCAGAACAAATGAGTATAAATAGATGCCCAGTTTTAGGATCATATATTAagccatccacccacccatccatccatccatccatccatccatccatccgtccatcttcgtccacttatccttttcatggttgtgggggggctggagtctatatAGAGATCATGGGGCGAGGcttacagaacaataaaattgtttaTAGCCAACAGGAAAACTACAGTTGCATCTAAGAATCTATATCTCATCAGGGAAAGAGAGACACTTGAGATGCCATTAAAGAACTTTATGCCCTTCTACTATCCACACATGAAGGCCCAAGGGATCTTCAAGAAACAGTGACACTATTGTACAGAGAACTGATTGATTAGTAGGCACTGGTTTCATAGCTGTTTATCTCTAACTTcgaacataacctgctctggagcaggtttGGACTGCAGTGTAAGTTATGAACCACCTTTGTAATACTGAAAAGCCAGAGTTAACCTTGAAATTACCAGGATGAGCCAAATCTTGCTTTATAGTACAGGCCTCTGCTGTCTTTTGTGTATTCTTTGTGTGTACAGTTCCTTTTGAAAATAGTTGTTTCTAATCAAGGAAATGTttgcaacctttttttttcaatttttgttttcttttgtctttgcaGCATGTCAGGATTTGGTATGAACCGCAATCAAGCTTTTGGGATGAACAACTCATTATCAAGCAACATCTTTAACGGCACAGGTTGGTGTGTTCACCTTTGTGTTTCAGCCTAGTGACCATTAGGTTTCAGCTACTTTAAGATTAATATCACACTATCTGTGTGtgtagaaaacattaaaaaagtgGTTGCAAtctgataaataaatgttactcCCTGTGCAAAATCTTGGTTTTCCATCACTGAGAGAATTGAAAGAGGATCTTGTAACAGCCTACCAGCAGCATACAGTCATGTACATCTTTGAACTGTATTGTGGGAAATTAGGTCAGAATGAAAATCAGATTAAACTGATCTGGCTCTTCTGAAAATCTTTGCCATTGTCCTAATTTGCCTTTGATtgcataaatatacattgaaaAAGCAAGGACTATTATATTCTTAATTTACCTTGCACTGTGGCTACATTATAAAAATTAGAATTTGTAAATAATTACACAAATAGTGTATTTAAGATTTCATGTGTTGTTAATTGTCCTGTTGATGCAGACGGAAGTGAAAATGTAACAGGCCTGGATCTGTCAGACTTCCCTGCATTAGCAGATAGGAGTCGGAGAGAAGGGACTGGAAACCCTACACCAGTTCTTAACCCACTGACTGGACGAGCTCCTTATGGTAGGCTATTAGTCTGAAGAAAATCTCTTATTATTTTCCACACATGAATTTACAGGCAGGACATTCCATTAACATTGGAAATGGATTTCAGCTGCTTGATGAGCTTCATAATATTAGCTAAGCCTTTGTTACATTGCACATTACAGACTATTATTGCTGATTATAcccttttgcttttatttttttctgtgctgttaCACTTTCATCATCAAGTTGGCATGGTGACAAAGCCATCAACTGAACAGACACAGGATTTTTCCATCCACAATGAGGACTTCCCCGCACTGCCTGGGCCAAACTATAAGGACCCCACGTTGAACAACGATGACAGCAAAACTGTAAGTGACACAGCACActggcaggattttttttttttttttttttttgtgtgtgtgtcaaggttacagattaaaaagaattgatgttttatttttcctgtatattgatttttctttttcttcctttagaATTTGAACTCCACAAGCAAGAGCACATCCAACGCAGATGGGCCCAAGTTCCCCGGAGACAAGACGGCCTCAGCACAGAACAACAACCAGAAGAAAGGGATCCAGGTGTTGCCCGATGGTGAGACCTCACTGCCAATCGTATCGCTCCAATTCCACTGAGACAACCCTTCTTAATCGCACAACTTGGGTGAGGCAGTTGGGCTCTCTGCCCTGCATTTGGGGTTAGATAATTATTGACTAGGCTACAGTGAGGAAACCAAAAGAATAATGTTAATTGTAATGCAGACCATCATCACCTTTCCATTAACTTATCTGTGATCGAGAGTTTAAAGAGGTATTCGGTTGGTTTGCTCTCCAGTGCGTGCACAAAGTGTGGTTATAAATACGGAGGTGTTTTGACAGTAAGTATTAACTGTAGATCAGAGCCCAGTTTCTACAGTTTGTTTGACTCTTGAATAATCCTGCCGCTGCAGGTCGGGTGACGAACATTCCTGCAGGAATGGTGACAGATCAATTTGGCATGATTGGCCTGCTGACGTTTATCCGAGCAGCTGAGACTGATCCGGGGATGGTCCATCTGGCATTAGGAAGTGACCTCACAACGTTGGGACTCAACTTAAACTCGCCAGAGTAAGACAAATTTCATTAACCTGCAAATGACTGACTTTTTttactagttaaaaaaaatctaacaataaaagaaaaagaattaaagAAACATGTTGTCTTTGATACTTTTAGAATGAGATTTTTATTATCTACAGAGGGGGTGGGGCCTCTTCTATGGAGGCTCCACTGTCACTTTTGTACTCTAGGGGACCTTTTGCATTGTTAGCGGTCATCATGCACATGTGGCACGGGAGGAGCACTAAATTATACACGCTGGTCTTTTAAGTTTCAGGGTCTATGAGTTTTGATATACATCAAATTTCCCTCTTACTCAGAAGtaagaaagaaataagaaagagacttcATTAGTTAAGTTTCCCCCCCCTGCTGACAGCATCAGTAGGTTGGTTAAAGTTGGTATTGTTTGAGTTTTTgacatttcttcctgttataTCTAAAACATTTAGCAAACCGTCTGCTTTTGATTTTAATACTAGCAAGAACTGATTGCAGCTAAACTCTTTGACAGAAACTTGTACCCCAAGTTTGCCTCTCCTTGGGCTTCCGCACCTTGTCGACCTCAAGACATCGGTAAGACATTAATTTGATGTATGACAGTCCTGAGTAGCTTTCAAGACCAGAGTCAGAGCAGGTGTGAAGACATTTGCATTAGTGCTAAGGAGgagcagaaaaaggaaaataatatcttattttttgtgtaaaatatttCCTTTTGTAATCATTTTTCAGCAATTTCTTTTTCTAAAATTGGAACTAAAACTGTTGTTGTACAAATTGAATTACAAAAATACATGTGGTCCATTCTAAATTAGtaaaaaagaaccaaaaaacATACAATTTTATGGCAAGTAGTTGGCTGTTAAATAATGAGATAAGATTCTGACCAGCCTCCTTGTTTTTTAACCAGCTTGTTTTTGGAGACTGTTCTggaaaaatcactttttttggcATCAGTAGCATAAATCTTCAAGTGACAGTAAATGAAGGCATTTATAAACCAAGATTTTCTGTGATATGTGCTGTAGTCACCCTTGTGTGTGCTGTTAACGTATATCTGTGCCTGCATTTTCAGACTTCCATGTTCCATCGGAGTATTTAACCAACATCCACATAAGGGACAAGGTAATCATGAGCTTCCGGCTACTGTAAAAGGTTCAAAGATTAATATAGTAAAATGACATTGCCTTATTCTGTCCTGGCTTCTCCTGTCTCTAGTTGGCTGCAATCAAACTGTCTCGATATGGTGAAGACCTGTTGTTCTACCTGTACTACATGAATGGAGGAGATCTACTACAGCTTCTGGCAGCAGTAGAGCTGTGAGTACTAAGTTTTAGTTGTGGCAAGTCATGCCGGGAACAGCCCTAAAGGTGCCCATCTGTTGAGAAGATGAAGATCACCTTACTTAGTAATGAACAACTTATATTCATTTCCTTTTCACATTAACTGCATCTTATCTGTTCACCAGTGGAAAGTTTTTAATATGAAGCAGTAACTGCAAAGACAGTTGACTTAACGATATTCCTTTAAGCAGTAAAAGCAAGCTGGAACATTAACCCTGAtggaaaactgaaactaaattcCAAACCTCAGTGATTTGGTCAGAAGATCCAAATCTAATGGACTTTGATTCAACACACAAGTTCAGCCACTGAAAATGCAGCTTAGTTGAGAGTGGAAGGCAGCAGTCTTGGACTGCAACGCAGTAAAGGTTTACCAACTCAACATTAGGAAAAACCATAGAAGGCATATTAAAGATAGATGTAGCTTcctggtctgaaaagtgaaggctgtgcagaaatgtttttaaatctgcattctttctaaaggCTATATTGTGTATAGAAGTCTGTGAAAAAATGGCCATACTCATCACTTGatgcaatgtgtttttttttttgtctcagtttCTAGTTTCTTGTCCCATTAGGAGTTAAATAAACGACAACCCAGACTGTGAATTAAGATGCAGCTAGTACATTGTGATTGACAACTTACCGTATCATAAGCGTGTTCTCGGTTTCCCAGTTATTTTCACCCCTTGATTGTGATGTCTTGTtttaaaaacaccacatggtAACGGTCAAAAATGGCCAAGTCAAGGCTTTATCTACATGGAGTCCATCTTATATATACGCTTTGTAAGGAAAAATTGTGATTGATTCTGACATTTCAGTGTGTACTCTTTGATAAAcactttatttgtgttttataaagGAATTTTTCTACTTGGTGTGAACACTagatttttcagcttttgtacAAATAGCTGGAAGTGTATGTGAAACTTTGATCCATGTGGTTGTTCtcagaattaaatttaaagatgtcacttttttttttttttttttttaaataatactcCTTTTTataatttcttcttcactctccaGCTTTAACCGGGACTGGAGGTACCACAAAGAGGAACGGGTTTGGATAACTAGGGCACCTGGCATGGAGCCCTCACTGAAGACCAACACCTATGAGAGGGGCACGTACTACTTTTTTGATTGTCTTAACTGGAGGAAAGTAGCCAAGGTAAGAGATGATATTATGACGTAAATCTGGGACAAGTtttactcattaaaaaaaaagtttttttcattttgtggaTTAGAGATATCGTGTTAAAACTGTGTCTGCTTCTCTAAGGAATTTCATCTGGAGTATGACAAGCTGGAAGAGAGGCCTCATGTGCCAACAACATTCAACTACAACCCAGCCCAGCAGGCCTTCTAAGGCCCAACCAGTCCAAAGGCCGCAGCTGTTCCTGTACATGACACTGTTGTCCAGGAGGGACTGTGGGGTCCACACAGCTTGGTTTTTTAATTCCTTGAGGATTTGGCTATTTGACTGTGGGGGTCATCACCACCATTAAAACTGCCCTGCTTTTTCAAATTTACAAGCTGCCCCAAAACACCAACgattgttctgtttttattcttcatgttcctcctgttttttgttttttttttcttcttgtttcaaGCAgggtctgtgttatgtttacgTCTCTGAATCTGAAGCCTGTTTTCTCCCAGCAAGGAGGACTGACCTTGTCGCACAGGACAGTGACAGAACAAAGGTTATACTTTGTATTTACACCAAGTgttaactgaattaaagacagGGAAAGAAAAGTTGACATTCTAGGAAGAAAGTTAAAGGGTGAAAGAAATGCAATGTTTATTGTTGCACTATATTTAGTaataaaagaacacaaaatttgtttgtgctttttttttttttttttttttaaagtgaacaCTCCCTGATAACACCccctctcattttcttttagtttttttgttttgagtcaGGGAGTTCAACTACATCTCACCTTCTTACACCCCCCCTTACCAATTTACATTTATCTTCTAATCTGTTTTTGCACCACCAAACTTTTTCTGTCACATACCGTTTTTCCCTCTGTACAACTCGGCAACGTCTGTGCCGGCCAAACATGGACACAAATTTACTACTTTGGTGGAGAAATCCTCACAGAGGCAAACATCTACACAACTTTGCTCCAGAGCAAACAAAACTCTTTCCAGTCTTTGTTACAGTTTTGTAAGaaatgtgtacatttttttttctttgcatcacATAAATTAGTATATGTATGTACGAATGTATATATATGattgatatatatatgtatgtgtgtgtatatgtgtgtgtgtgtatatatatatatatatatatatatatatataatatatatataaatgtgtgtatatatatatatatacacacacacacacacacacacacacatttattttggaaGAAACTTTGCCCTGCCTTGTACCTCGTTTTTATGAGGTGAGCATGGATGCAACGTGTGGACGCAACAGGAATTTTCTGGATCTGCTGGACAGGGTGTCACACGACACTGGGCActtacatcaaaataaaattaaatctaaAAATGTCAAGCGAGGAAAGGCCTGAATCTcagccccaccaccaccaccaaaaaaaataaagataaaccTGGAGATTATCCCCTGAATTTCATCTCAAACACAACAGAAGGGACGCATTTCATTTGAAGTTGTTTGAACAGCAATGAACGGCAGCATTTCATAGGAAACGGAAAAGtgactgaggaggaaaaaaaaaaaaaatccagaccaATCTTGTattttctgaatttaaaagcatcatttctttgtattaaaGCAGAAAAAGGCTTTCCTGAACCAACTTGTGTCGTTTGTCTCATTAAAGTTAGTGACCTCTAATTAATACTGTACAAATCCATATGCAGCATAGCAATAAAAGGTAATTCAGATAAGAGTTTATAGGAGAACTCaaccacagaaaacactgaGCATGCAATCTGGACTTCAAGACCTTTATTTGTATCTTTTAAAGACTTAATAAAAACTCCTAAATGAGTCATTAAATTCTGCTGAAAAtgcaagttttatttttcttcaaagaCTTTTTACTGAAGTTAATTCATGGAATGTAATTACACATGTACCACATGCTGACAAATACAAAATTGGAAACCAAAAACTGTAATGACACCTTCAGTGCGgcagtaaaaacagaattttaGAACTGTATCTTTTGCATCAGGATGTGTTATTTCTAAATTAGGTTAGCAAAACAAGTAACCACAGTTTAGAAAGGCACATACATACCCTAATTCATACAATGTACACAATGGACTAAGAAACGGTACACAGTTGTGGCACACAAACGTGAAACTttacactgaaaacattcacaGTAGTCTTCACTCCAAAGTTTCCATTAAAGGCCGTAAACAATCACAATGATACACTGGACAGCAGCAAAGAGGCAACAAATCAGTTTGAAACAAAGATCCAAATTAGTCCATGACTGACAGTTAAGTAGAAAAATAATACAGTCCATCTACACTGAGTAAATGTATCAGAGGACACACTTGTACATTGGACTTGTTGTAAATGCTAAGAAGTTATCAGATGTAGGGTTGATATACTGATGTTTCTAGTAtggaaacaaagacagacactTGCTGTGGTAGCACTTGAAGTACATTCTTTCTCTAATGAAGATGACTGTGCTGCGGTGGGGCATAAAGAGCCCTAAAACTATTGTCTTTCAACTCTTTTCTACAATTTCCAGTCTTTTATCCCTGAACTGCACACGCAAGTGTAGCCTGCCACCTGagctctcctcttcatcactccAATCCAGTATGCGACGACCCCAATGATCTGACAGAGAGGCTCACTTTGAGGCGGGTTCAGTGGGGGTGGAGCTATCTGAAGAGCTTCCTGCTTTGGCAACTTCTGTTGGTGGAAAAAATGGCAACATCAATCTTTCTATCTCTTTAAAAATGATCTACAAATAGCCTATACGGCAGGAGGAGTGTGTCAGTGGTTTTGCATAATTAAAAGTCTTTATTAATGACCCCAGCCACCGCTAACCTTTATCTTTCTTCTCCTGAGTTTCCTCAGCTGCCGTCTTGTCAGCTCTGAAGAAGATGCGGGCGCTGCTTAAAGAGAAGTAGAGAAGCTCAAACTCctgcaataaaaagaaaaaaaaaaaccagatcAGAAACACATTTCAGCGGCCTCTCACAACCACCACAACACCTGCTTATAAATTAAGCTAATTCTTTTGCTGCAAATGTACCTGGAGATACACATCCAGCCTCTTCTGGGTGAGATTCATAGTTTGCAGCAACTTTTCATCCTGACTGGCAGACTGGACGTTCTGCTCCTTCACCACTGCATTCATCTCTTTCTTGTACTTATCTCTGACAGACTGGAACCAGTGCAGGGAGTCAAACTCCAGATACTGGTCCAGTAGCTTCAGAATGTATGCCACACCTGAGAGCAAAAGAGACCGAGAAACAGCAGCAAGAGAGGGtgcagaaaaagagaagagtATGTCAAGAGCCAGTACAGGAGAAAGAATTTAGgatgcttcttcagttctatGTATATCATCAGGTTTGCCTGCTCACCCATTGCAAAGCCATCATCTGTGAAAGCAGCTCCagatttgttctttttgttgagCTTCTCCTTGCAGCTGATGGAGTGCTCCACAAAATTTACAGTCTAGGAGTGAGATTTGTTGTGATAAGTACAAACAGATTTCAAGTGAGGAGAACATGACAGCTAGCAAAACACCAGCACTGACCAGCGGTGGGACAATCATGTAGAAGTTCCTCAGGTGCATGTTCTTCGCACTACGAAACTCAGGTGCAAACACTGCCACCAGCATCTTGAAGTACTCTGTCCCCTCGGCAGAGTTGCTGGTGAGATCTCCCAAAACAGAGTCCAGGATgctgtaaatgaaaataatagTGCCCATAAAGCAAATAAATTACAGCAAAGAATTATATGGAAGGAATGCAAGGATACAATTTTTGACTTGAAAAGTGCAGGCTGAAACCTCAGCTTATTATGCACACAGTAGTTAATATATTAAACAATAAGGGAACAATACAGTATGTATAATTATTTATGATTCTATATattctttaatttttatatGGTACTTcaataattttaaacatttttgttttcacaacAGTAGTTTTTACTAACATGATTTCTGGTGAATGGCTCcaaaatccatttttttaaaaatatttttactctttCATCCatgatttttactttattttttgttttcccattaCCAAGTATTATTCACTATATTTTACTCTAATTCAGTGATAATTGGTTAAAAAACGTTACTTTAAAACTTTCAGTTTCCTTTCCACTGTATTCAGAAGCTGACAGATCACTGTAAGTTAGCATCATCACCAAATAAAGTCAGTCTAAGAGATTTAAATGACAAACTGCAAACAATGGGAGAGGCtttgtgtttatcttttttcttgCTCTTGTGCCCCCTACTGGTATGATGATGGAAATACACTCAACACTAATTGCTGGGTGCAGGATTGAGATGTTAGCAGGTAGCacagcatgtttgatttggcagttttacaccagatgcgcTTCCTGATGCAATACTAAAGGGATTTGTCTCCCCACTTGGAATAGGAGCAATACTTTAAATAAAAGAGTGAAGACTACCTTTTCAAGCATTACTCACCTAGCAGCTCTTTGGGTCTCCTCTGACAGTCCCTCCTCCTTCACCAGCTCCTCAAAGTTGACTATATCCTCCAGATCTGGGACAAATCTgaatcaacaacaaaaatgaaaatgtttccacTGGTGAGATAAAAATGcttctgatttaaaaatcagattCAGCCGACTTTTTATTATACCTGATTGCACTGCTGCAACAATGGAGGCCTCCAGAACGGATCATACGCACATAGCCCATGGCGTTACCTGAAAGAACAGTGAAATTGTGCTGTCTTTGCATGCCCCTGCAGTTTCAAGTCTACTATTACAGACCAAGAAAAGCTTCCTCACCAATCTGGCTGATGAGCTGTCTGAACTGGTCCAGGTAGCTCTGTCCATCCGGAGTGATGCCCAGTTTTCTGATACCACGG
It contains:
- the cnot2 gene encoding CCR4-NOT transcription complex subunit 2 isoform X1, whose amino-acid sequence is MFGARKKFVEFVDVVDNDFTDESMYYNQPSMFPHRSDKDMLSSPSPSSSGQLSQLGASLYGPQSALGFSVRGMGNNTPQLNRSLTQGSQLPSHITPTTGVPTMSLHTPPSPSRGTLPMNSRNVLNHSQVGQGIGMSGRTNSMGSSGLGSPNRSSPSIICMPKQQPARQPFTINSMSGFGMNRNQAFGMNNSLSSNIFNGTDGSENVTGLDLSDFPALADRSRREGTGNPTPVLNPLTGRAPYVGMVTKPSTEQTQDFSIHNEDFPALPGPNYKDPTLNNDDSKTNLNSTSKSTSNADGPKFPGDKTASAQNNNQKKGIQVLPDGRVTNIPAGMVTDQFGMIGLLTFIRAAETDPGMVHLALGSDLTTLGLNLNSPENLYPKFASPWASAPCRPQDIDFHVPSEYLTNIHIRDKLAAIKLSRYGEDLLFYLYYMNGGDLLQLLAAVELFNRDWRYHKEERVWITRAPGMEPSLKTNTYERGTYYFFDCLNWRKVAKEFHLEYDKLEERPHVPTTFNYNPAQQAF
- the cnot2 gene encoding CCR4-NOT transcription complex subunit 2 isoform X2, giving the protein MFGARKKFVEFVDVVDNDFTDESMYYNQPSMFPHRSDKDMLSSPSPSSSGQLSQLGASLYGPQSALGFSVRGMGNNTPQLNRSLTQGSQLPSHITPTTGVPTMSLHTPPSPSRGTLPMNSRNVLNHSQVGQGIGMSGRTNSMGSSGLGSPNRSSPSIICMPKQQPARQPFTINSMSGFGMNRNQAFGMNNSLSSNIFNGTDFPALADRSRREGTGNPTPVLNPLTGRAPYVGMVTKPSTEQTQDFSIHNEDFPALPGPNYKDPTLNNDDSKTNLNSTSKSTSNADGPKFPGDKTASAQNNNQKKGIQVLPDGRVTNIPAGMVTDQFGMIGLLTFIRAAETDPGMVHLALGSDLTTLGLNLNSPENLYPKFASPWASAPCRPQDIDFHVPSEYLTNIHIRDKLAAIKLSRYGEDLLFYLYYMNGGDLLQLLAAVELFNRDWRYHKEERVWITRAPGMEPSLKTNTYERGTYYFFDCLNWRKVAKEFHLEYDKLEERPHVPTTFNYNPAQQAF